One Devosia litorisediminis genomic window carries:
- a CDS encoding PTS sugar transporter subunit IIA codes for MELADILAERAVLFCTDITAKSQLFEVLAERAAELTGHPKAELLDAITGREELGSTGLGNGIAIPHGKIAGLNGVTALFARLEQPIEFDAVDDQPVDLVIMLLAPTGAGADHLKALSRVARLLRTESVVEDLRRLSDPDRLHAVLTEPLATHYAA; via the coding sequence ATGGAATTGGCCGATATTCTGGCTGAGCGCGCCGTGCTGTTCTGCACGGACATAACAGCAAAAAGCCAGCTATTCGAAGTTCTTGCTGAACGTGCTGCTGAACTGACCGGGCACCCCAAGGCTGAACTCCTCGATGCCATCACTGGCCGCGAGGAACTTGGCTCGACTGGCCTGGGCAATGGCATCGCGATTCCGCATGGCAAGATTGCCGGCCTGAACGGCGTTACCGCGCTGTTTGCCCGGCTTGAACAGCCTATCGAGTTCGACGCTGTCGACGATCAACCGGTCGATCTGGTGATCATGTTGCTGGCCCCCACCGGGGCCGGCGCCGATCATCTCAAGGCCCTCTCGCGCGTGGCCCGTTTGCTGCGCACCGAGTCGGTGGTTGAGGATCTGCGCCGTCTCAGCGATCCGGACCGGCTGCATGCCGTGCTGACCGAACCACTGGCCACGCACTACGCCGCCTGA